The nucleotide window GGGGATCGGTGGACCAAGATTGCTTGGGGCCGCGAAGACGCCAACAACCGGGATGAATCGGAGTTGCCCGTGTTGTGTGTCGCCATGGATCAGGCTTGAGCGGACGAGCCCTAGCTGGAGAagaagaaagggggaaaagaaAGGGAATCTCCTTCGCGCGCTGGTTTTGAAGGCGCTCGACCGCTTCACCCGTTCTGTACCCATCAGCTAAGCCTTGTTGGCGTCAGCCCCTTGCCACGTATGCAAAACAGTCGTCCCAAACCACCAAGCGAGCCATCAGGGAGTGCTTTGCCTGGTTTGTGCAGGTTTAGGGGATTAAGTGATCCAAGATTGAGTCCAGGGGGTGATGTAGTCCAAATAGGGGAGTTGAGGGGGTCATATAAATCTAACTCATTATTCGAAATCATATGTAAGTTATCTTGTAACTGAAATAGATATGTAAGTTTTGGTTATTGATGATATTCTTAATTCTTATATACAAATTTATTAAAATACTCATGAGATATGAAGAATTTTAAAATATTTTTAAAATCAAAGAGAAAACTATGAGAAAAAGAACTTATGTGTTAATTAAACAAAGGAGTTAAATATTTATATTAAAGTTTTATAATTCTATGATAATTTGTTTTTCCATTGTTCAGATATCGTTATTAACCATATAAAAACATTGTACATTTTAGTTGTGATGCTATTTTCTATATAATTATAATGTATATCATTAAGAGTACAATTGGTACATGATAAAGTTACACCATACTATTTAGTAACCAAAATTACATTATTTCTTCCCTTTGAAGACATTGTCACTTAAGATCTTTAAATAATTTCCCCACAAATGTGAGAAAAGTAAAATAAATATGACTAAACTTTTGCGTATCTACGGATAAATTTGGGTCGCTTGCATGAGTTAGTGTGTACATGTATGGGTGTTCGGGTAGATTTTGGAAATCCTAAAATATCTTATAGAGATCTCTAAAGTGTATgatttgataacttctagataaCTGATTCTAGTTTATGATTCGTCATAGCTAAACAGAAAATACTAGAGTAAAAAAGGTATATTTGAGGAATATTGTCATCAAATCTTTGACATGCCCTTCACCGCTTTTTGCGTGTATGTGTAGGTTCAATAGTTAGTTGACAACATGTGCATGGTAATATTACTTGGTACTGAGACAACATATGTTATAATAATCACATGGAGGCATGCTGGCTCCAAGTGTGATCTATGGCCTTTGTGCTCCACCGAAGTATCGTGTACCCGCCTGGTTGTATGCCCCACTCCGAGTTGCATATCCAAGGAGGAGGGGACGAAGCTGCTCCGAGCATACTTGAGAGGTTATGTGTCTCGCGCCTAGTGCCGGTCTTGGTGGAAAATGCCTTCCAATAGAGATTCTATTAGAACACACCATTGTAAGATGTCTAGGTCTCTAGGAGCTCGTCAAGACATGCCTCGTCAAAACTGAAACTTTTCTTTAAAGAAAATTGTGAAAGAGTGTGTCTCACCACTGATTGTTGGTCTTCTCAACAAAAGGATAGCTACATGACTGTTACTGCCCACTTCATTTGTAAAGACTGGAAACTTCACAAGAAAGTGATTGGTCTTTTCAATGTTAAGAGTCATAAGGGAGATGATATTGGGAAATACTTGCAAAAGACCTTGATTGATTGGGGGATAGAGAAGGTCATGACCATTATTGTTGATAATGCTAGTAACAATGATGGTGGAATTGGTTATATGAAAACGGAATTGAATAAAGCTAAGAATTGCATATCTGAAGGCAAATATCTCCACATGAGGTGTGATGCCCACATTGTCAACTTAATAGTTACTGGTGGTCTAAAAGAAGTTGATACTTCAGTCAAGCGTGTGCATGCAGCTGTTAGATATGTGAGGAACAGCCCAAGTAGGTTGACTAAGTTCAAAGAATGTGCTGACCTAGAGAAGGTTAACACTAAAGTTTTCTTAATCCTTGATGTGAGCACTAGGTGGAATTCTACATATTATATGTTGAAGGCTGCTGCTAGCTATGAGAAAGTCTTTGCAAGGTATGCCGATGAGGATCCGTACTATGCAATTGATCTACTTAGTGACAAAGGTAAGGACAAGGGCCCTGGAGTTCCAGAAGAGCAGGATTGGCAGAATGTCAACAAGTCGGTAGAATTTCTTGCACATTTTGCTGATCTAACAACTCGTGTTTTTGCCTCACTACATGTGACTGCTCACAGTTTTTTCCATGAGATTGGTGAGGTGAATATATTAGTGAAAAAATGGATGGACAATGGGGATGGTTTGAAAACTGCAATGGCAGAGAGGATGAAGGATAAGTATGACAAATACTGGGGTAATTGGCATGAGCCCGATCCCAACAAGAAGGGGAAGGATAAGGATAACATGAACTTGCTGATTTTCATTGCAACATCACTTGATCCAAGGTAAAACAATTCAAGTATTGTAATCTATTTTTTTTATTAGGTGAGCTTTCTTCTTCTCTAGCAACACATATTAAATTTATCTATTGTTGAATCGCAGATACAAGATTGCAGAATACACACATCTTGCCATTTTGGAAATGTATGGGGATGACAAAGGGCCTAAGGTGTGGGCTGCAATCAATACGTGTCTCTGAGAATTGTTCGAATAGTATAGGGTGATGTATGCTCCAGAAAATGCGTCGACTCAAACCACCCGGGAAGCTGAATCAGCAAGTGGAGGGCACGCAAGCATGATGAAGTCTTTGATTGCCAAAAAAATGAGGTTGAACAATGGAGGTAGCAGTAGTAGCAAGTCTGAGCTGGACAAGTTCCTTGTTGAGGAAACTGAAGATGATGGCCCAAACTTTGACATGTTACTTTGGTGGAAGATCAATTCATCCATGTTTCCTATACTGGCATGCTTGGCTCGTGATGCTTTGGCAATCCCCATTTCGACAGTTGCATCAGAGTCCGCATTCTCCACTAGTGGGCAAATTCTTGATAACTTCAGAACTTCTCTTACTCCTTTTATGGTAGAAGTTCTTGTATGCACTCAAGATTGGCTTCGACATGGCACTCCTCCCAGCATAGCAGAGAACATCGAAAAGCTCACCAAAGCTTGAACAAGGTAACTCAAATACATTAACCTTGCATCGTCTAGTATGTGTTCATTTGCGGTTATACAATGCACAAGGAGAAAGCAAAGCTGCAAAGCAATGCCAAGTCCACCACCACCGCAAAGCCTACTTAAGAATTGGTGAGATTTCAAAATGGAAAAAGCATAATTTTATTTATGAGTGTATCTTTTCGTATGAACCACTCATGTTGTATTGTTGGTTGTAGTTCTGGATAACTTGTTGATGAAGGTCGGAGCAGAAGTTTTGGATAGCTTGATGATGAAGGCTGGAGCAAAAGTGAAGCGTCCAAGTTTAGATGTTGGCAAATTCCGAGCAGTGATAGTGCTCTTATATGCTGCCTGTTACTATCTATTTCCTATTTCCAAATTAAGTCCTGAGGGCTAAGTTATCGTCGAACTTTACTGTTATTGTTCTGTCTTGAGACTTGAGTTGGTTCGTCTGCTAAATTATTGTTTGGATGCTATATTTTGAGTCAAATTTGGTATGCTTATGTCTGTTCAGAACCGCAGCCTGTTATTAGCCTTTTCACTTGTAAGTACTCTGAGACATGCCAAAAGGGATCTCTCTCCCTAATCATATTCTATCATTTTCTTATGCCTAAAATCTTAAAAGTGCACGCGCACCTTCTGGAGAGAACGAGCGGCCGGCTCGTGACCGCACGATCTTGATCCTGTCGTCCTGTGTCGGGGCCAGACTGTTGCGCGACACGCGCTTGTCCTCTCCGTGACTCCGTCCTTTGGACCAGCTCTCCACCGCGGCGCTGCCCTGCTCTCGCCTTTCCTTCCTTCCCATGTCGGCTTCTCCCCCGCATTGAGCCGCCGCCATTCCTCTGTCGGCGTCTAATCTAGAGAGGTTCGGGTGGAGACAGCGGACCAGAGGAGCCATGTGAGCAAGCCGGCTGGGACCCTGAGCAGCGGTGCCGTCGTCTTCCCCTCGCCAGGTACATCACCAGATCCTGAAGCCGATTAAGGAGTCTCCCGTGCAGCGTCGCAGGGGCGTGAGCCTCGGGACTTTGGAGATCCAGCATGGCGTCAACGGCAACGAGCCCGCAGCGGCAGCACCGGCGCCGGTCAAGCCGTTCCCCAATGCGTCCATGTATccagggccggtcctgagattttTGGGGCCCGGGGCGAGACAACACGGAGGGGCCCTAAAGCCACATAAACATATATATACTCACATTTTCCTTTCTATTTCAACCGCAAATAAATATTTGGCAGGCTATATTTTATGgtgccttgtcttcttgactATTAAAAAACAGGGGTCATAAACATTCACAGTAAAAGTTGATCGATCTTGTCAATCTACCCTTATATATATTTGTATTGTTAGGTGAATTAATAGCACTTTCATGCCTACTATTTTTTTTATCTTCCTATAGTTTTCACTAGTTGTTCTTGATAACAACTAAAGCTAACAACTACTGAAAAAAACTAACTCTTGGAGTCGGCAGTAGAAATAATGCTTTTTGCAGTGAATCGGTAGAGCACTTGTATCTTCTCTAAAAAATTGCCAACAACTCATGTGGGACTCGATCAACTCATATGCATGTTTTCCCCCATTATCAGATGGGTTCTTTCTAGATAGCATCTTGCTAAATTAATAGCAATCCTGCTGATCAGCACACAATATATGATATAAGAAATTAAGAGTACTGCTAATTAAATAAAAGTGCAAAGACAGGCATGGAACAAGGTACCTGGATGGCTAGAAAATTCGAAATCGCAAGATTTTGCTGCTGCATCACGAACAGAAGTCCAAATTTCTCTTTTCTGATCCCAATCAATAGAAGAAATTGgagtgtgagaaagagatatgtacGAGAGAATAATCTTCAGCAAACGAACGGACGATCTAACAAGAATAAAGAAAGAGAAATTTTGCGTTGAAGTGAAGATTGATGGGAATATGAAAACCGCGTACCTTCTTCCACTAATGACGCCCAGCAGCCAAAAATTACACGGCATCATCCATGGTATGGCTGATTTGTTGCCAATCAGGAAGGAGGAGTATAAGCTGAGAAGATTGCACGGCGTGCTAATTGATCAAATAACTTTTGTTTCCTTTTGAAGAATCAATCGTCCTATTACAGGCTAATCAATCGACCTATATACGGAAACCAATCAATCGGGGGCCCCTTTCTACTCGGGGGCCCGgggcagcccccccccccctcaggGCTGGCCACCATAGGAAAAAGTCTAATTCCTCAACTGTTCTCTGTATGTGCTAGAAAAAAGGTCCCCGCGAGGCAACGCGAGATTCTGATTTTGCTAGTTGAACAATTTCTGATTCATATGTATAGCCAATTAATGGATCTGAGGTACGTGCTAGCCTTTTTTGATCTGATTGCTTAGTGTGCGCTTGCTGAGCAAATCACCGAGTAGACGCTGGCCGTGGAACCAGAGgagcagcgccgccgcctcctcctccccccttttcTCGGAGCTGAGGCTGGAAGGACTCCGTTCGGCAGAGATAATAGTCTAGTTATGCACATATTAATATTTAGTTGGCTTataatgtagtctagttgcacacacattgatatttAGTTGATAAAAAGactagttgcacacacatatgCTTAGTCGGTTTATAAtatagtctagttgcacacacacaGATGTTAAATTGGCTTgtaatgtagtctagttgcacacatattgatgtttagttggcaggaagACTAGTTGCACACGCGTATGCTTAGTTGGCTTGTAATATAGTCTAGTTacacacacattgatgtttagttggcaggacactagttgcacacacatatgCGCAATTGACGCGGCAATGTAGTCTAGTTACACATACATTGATATTTAGTTTGCAGGACTAGTTACACACATATATACTTAGTTGGCGGGACAATATAGTATAGTTGCACACACATTGGTGTTTAGTTGACAGGATTATTGACACACACATATGTTCAGTTGGTGCGGCAATGTGATCTAGTTGCACATACATTGATATTTAGTTGGCAGGACTATTGACACACACATGTGCTTAGTTGGCGCGGCAATATAGTTTAGTTGCACACATActgatgtttagttggcaggaagACTAGTTCGTCGAAACATGCCCATGCGAGATCTACTTTTGAAGAGCACGTCGCGATGGTTTCAACGGTGAAAACGAATCTGAATTTTGACACGTGGTTTAGAAGATATGTCTTTTATAATTTTAAAAACCAAAAATTAATGCACAAGTGATGAATATGAGAAACATTAGTGCAGCAGCATGCAGGCGTTGAAAAAAAGACCACATAAAGGATGATTAATTAGTAGTGTTTTTTAGCCAAAAAATAATTAGATAAACTACTATTTGACAAAAAGGCAGGCTACTCAGCGGGCACCCAGCCGCCCACTAGACGCGTCCTTTCTTATGTTGGCGTGGAGGCTAGCTTTTAACATGCATACAATACTACATGCATTGAGTATTGTACTGTCAGCACGTTCAGTCACATATCACAGAGATTCCTGCTGCTGCTGGCTTTTTTCTATTATATAATTGTACACATCGGTTCTGTTCGATCAAACCCGATGACCAAACCGACTTCTCGGTGCACCAAAGCCTCGGTTTGACATTATTTTATTAACTGATCGGTCATTGATTTCTCAAAACCGAACTCATATAGAGACCAAAGAACCGCACTGTTCGGTTCGGGGGAACCGAACGCCCAGTCCTAGATGGAACCGAGCTATATATCTTATGCCAGCAATTCACCCCACCTAGCCACTATTGCAGCGGGGGTTATACCTGATGGGGCCCATCGACGTGAAGATCAATGGCACAAGTATGTGGTAGTACCATCGACTAACTCTCCAAGTGGATCTTTTTTTTGGCCAAATAACTCTAAGTGGATCAAGATTGAACAACTTACAAAGATTACATCGATGGTAGTGTAAAAGTTAGTGTGGAAGACCTTGATCTACGTGCACTACATCCAACAAGAGCTCACCATTGACAATGGGCCCCAACTTGATTGCCACCTGCTTCTCGTTTGACCTTTTCAAATTTGACCTTTTTTTTACTGAGATTATCTTTTCTCGTTTCCTACTAAAATTCATTAGCTTCATGAGTTTCGTCTGAAAAGTGGACGGAAGTTTTCCCTGGTAACAAAACAATTTTTGATCGGAATGCCGAGCGAAAAAATTTCCCCTGTTACCAACAACCCTCGGAAGGTCATCCATCTTGCAACTTCGAGCTGGGTGACCTAGTCCTCAAGCGTGGATTCTGAGACAAGAAATAAGTAATTGTGACTGTTTCTTAGAAAACTAATGATATAGTGTACTATTTGTGatatattttttaaaaaacaAAAGAATGATATAGTGTACTATTTGTGTAACATAGTGTACGTCTTACACTTTATATGATCGCTCAGCTCTACCTTCGAGTCCTCCAAATGCCAAGACTTCCATTAATACTATTGTTGAGAGCATAGCAAACGCGAGCAAATATGTTGAAATCCAACGACCCTTATGACTCAACTGATGCCCAAGTGTTCATCTATTTACTCAGCAGTTACCAACGAGCagtgtgtctatatatatattGGCCAACCTCGCCACCATTAGATCACCAAGCGAGATCTTTTCAAGTGCTTCAATATATTGAGCCAGCCATGAAGGTCCCGAGCTTCTATTTACGCTCGTGGGTGCTCGTGGCTTCCTTAGTCATCCAACTGATCACGGCGATGGCCAGTGATGACGGCAGCGGCACTACATCGTCGACGGTGGGGGCGCTGAAGAAATACAACGCCATGTTCACCTTCGGTGATTCGATGGATGAGACCGGCAACATATGCGCCGCCAGCAGCAACAAGACGGAGCTCGATGTGCTGACCTGCACCCACCCGCCGTACGGCGAGACCTACTTCGGAAGGCCGTCTTGCCGGTGGTGTGACGGCCGCGTGGTTGTCGACTTCATCGGTAAGTGATCCGTTTCTACGCGAGTTTTCCAAAGTATTCTGTTTGTTTTATTAAAAAAAGTACTCCCCCTGTAACGCAGTATAAGACATTTTTTGATGTATAGTTGGCTAAAATAAACGTTCTATGTTTTGTTACATTTCGTTACAGAGGGAGTAGCACGGAGCACGCATACATATTTTTCCATGATGATCTAGCTATACACATCTCAAcgtagatgttgatattttctATATACATTTAGTAAAAGATACAGAGTATAAAGTTTGACTTAGAAAAAATTCGGACATCTTATAAAAAGAACAATGCAGCATATATTAATTAGGGCGCACCAGCACAGTTCTCGACCAAATGAATATTGATCTGAGGTGCATATATATAGTCTAACTAACAATAACCAACTTTACTTAGAAGTAGACAGTTTGGACAAGGTTCACAAGGTTTGGTTGGAAGTGTTTAAAAAACTTAGAAATTATTTTTTATTAGGTGCGTCTTGTAATTTCACTAGCTAAGAGATGTGCTAGATTTGGAAACTAATACCAAAAAATATTTCTACATTATTGTATTTCCTTACAACCCAAGAAAAGAATTTGTTCTGGCCAACATATAAAATGAAGGAACTGAAGTCATGATTCTTGTCATCTTGTAAGCAGACAATTATTATAACAAGCAATTCTTGACAaaaaagtactccctctgtctacTCACCggattttgggacggagggagtatgaccACCATGTTGAGAGAATTTTCTGTGTTTGATTGACTTGCACATCACCTGATCAGACAAAAgtttttttaaaaatatttttATTGTCCCTGACTGCCAGCACAAGCACTTGGGCTCCCATTTGTCCCACCATCGAAAGCAAAAGGCCAAGATTTTCGGCGCGGCGTAAGCATGGCCATCACCGGCGGCACGGCCATGAACTTCTCCTTCTACAAATCTCTCGGCATTGAAGATCCGGTGTGGAACCATGGCTCACTGGACACCCAGATCCAGTGGTTCAAAGTGTTGATGCCCTCCATATGCGGGACACAACAAAGTGAGCGCATACTCCAATTTTCCTAGGTCTTTTGTCTTTGAAATGTTCGACTTATAAGTATGTCTGTCCAAATTTAATTTAAGCCAATGAAGAAGTCTAAATTAACTCGCTTCCTGCCTGTAGGTTGCCAAGTGTACCTGCGAAAATCGTTGTTCATGTTCGGTGGATACGGCGGAAATGATTACAACGTGCAGCTGCTTGAACTTGGCTTGACACCAGAGCAGGCAATGAACTACACCCCAAAGATCGTCAGTGCCATCGCTAACGGCATTGAGGTATGTATGTACCATTAACTGCAATGTTACATGCTCCAGTTAAGTTGCTCCACTGACACCTGATTTCGCCATGCATTTTTGTACACAGAAACTGATTGCTCTTGGCGCCGTGCACGTGGTCGTACCGGGCATATTCCCGACGGGCTGCCTCCCGATCTTCCTGTCCCTCTTCGGCGACGCCGCCAGCGAGACCGACTTCGACAACACCGGCTGCCTCAAGCCCTACAACCGCCTGACCGAGTACCACAACTCGCTGCTCCGGAAGCAGGTGGACGCCCTCCAGCGGAAGCACCACAACTCGACGAGGATCATGTACGCGGACTACTACGGCCTCGTGTATCGGATGGTCCAGGAGCCAGAGAAGTTCGGCAAGTTTCCTTCGTATTCTTGTGAAATCGTGGAGAAATCTATCGATCTTATTGGGTTGGTTGTGTGATCTTATGTCGATTGGTCCCTAGGGTTTACCAAGCCATTCGAGGCGTGCTGCGGGGCGGGAGGGGGGAAGTACAACTTCGACGTCACCGCGAGGTGCGGTATGGAGGGGGCCACCACCGCGTGCAGCGACCCGTCGACGCGGATGAGCTGGGACGGCATCCACCCAACGGAGGAGGTGAACAAGGTGATCGCCGGCGCATTGCTCAGAGGACCCTATTGCACCCCTCCGATCCTAGGCTGAAGCCGCCGAAGCTTATGCGTCGCCGCATGGAAACAGAGTCAGACTCAGAAAACTTGTGATCAAGCTGAGAATAAAAGCGATACACGCGCTGCTGGCGCCGTCAAATTCTCACTTATATAAATTTGTTCATATATAATACTCACTCCGTTCCACATTAATTATGGCTTAGTACAAAGTTGAACTAGGACAACTAATATGGAACGGGAGGAATACATAAGAAAAGTTCATCGTGCTAAAAATACGTACATATCTACGCCCGAATCGTTGCTAGGAGGTCTCACAAAGCGGCTAGAAACCCTAGCCGCCAATCCATTTACCGCCGCTCTTGCCGTCGCTAGAGCGCTCACCGAGCAAAGCCCATGCTGCACCTGTGATGGCAGATAGGTTCTGATATGGAGAGCTTGGTGGAGCAGAGATAGCCTTTGTGTTTTGTTTGGGGCGGCGGGTTGTCCTCGTGTAGGCAGTGGTGGAGCTAGCAGGGGGTCCGCCCtctcaaaaaaaatcataaaaaatatGACATGTGAACGTTTTAACTAATTACCAATATCACATAAAAATAAATCAATATGATCCTACAAACACACTAAAATTCTCAGTTGATGTTATTTGGGCCAAAAATGATGTGCAAAATTATGCATGTGTTGGGTTCATCTACTGGATAGCATAGCACATAAAAAATAAACCCTCAATAAGAAATTGCGCAGTTCATACCTTAATTTTAAATTGGGTAGTTCATACCTCAAATGAGAAAAGACTATGTTGCTGCCGCCAAACTTGGGCACTGGGGCACTGGGCGGAGAAGGGATCCTCCTCGACGGCTGGGCGTCGGCCGGTGACACGCGAGAGCGGCAAGCCGGCTATGTCGAGGGTGTCTGGCGTCACGACTCGGGAGTCGAGACAAGGCGGGTGGTTGCCTGGTCCTGCTCGATGTAGTCCTTGCCTCGATCTGGACAAGGGCGTGTTGTGTCTGCGCTCGTTCCAACAGGTAAGTGTTATTGGTCCATTTTTTCCCTCTGGACAAGGGCGTGGTTGCCTGTAGCTCTGCCCCTGCGTGTAGGAATGATGTCCTCCCTGCCCTATCCTTGTTCCATTGGTGTGTTTAGCACGTGTGGTGGTGTGTCTCCAATGGGTCTTTCGGAATCCGGTCGGTCTTGGTCTTCGGTGAATCTGTCCGGATAGGACCGACACTCATGGTTGCCACCGTGTTCTGATCTACATCAACGATTTCCCGGTGGGTTTAAACAAGTTTGCTCCGCTGATACGGAGGCCCGGTGGCAGCAACAAACTTTGCTCACATCGCACTGCTGGTGGATATAGGAGGAAGATGATTTTGATACCCCTAAGGATGTGGATGTAATTTAGTTTTTTAAGGGTGTATTTGTAAGGATTTGTAATACTTCATATATGACCCTATGCCTTTCTGCCAAAAAATATATTCATCAcatataaaagataagaattgtagtGTCTACTTTTATAGAGCTTAGAAAAATATtaaaactttcatgaagactgAAATTTAATTAATTCTTAGTCCACCGAGAATTAGAAAACTACTTATTCTTTCCCTACTTAGTTTACCACCCGGTGGCAGTTGGAAGTTGCACTTTAGAACTTGCGTAGAGCGAGAGACTAGGGTTTGGAAGGCAATTAAGCTGATGTTTTATCGACTAAAGTTTATACTCACT belongs to Triticum urartu cultivar G1812 chromosome 7, Tu2.1, whole genome shotgun sequence and includes:
- the LOC125525000 gene encoding GDSL esterase/lipase At5g45910-like isoform X1 encodes the protein MKVPSFYLRSWVLVASLVIQLITAMASDDGSGTTSSTVGALKKYNAMFTFGDSMDETGNICAASSNKTELDVLTCTHPPYGETYFGRPSCRWCDGRVVVDFIAQALGLPFVPPSKAKGQDFRRGVSMAITGGTAMNFSFYKSLGIEDPVWNHGSLDTQIQWFKVLMPSICGTQQSCQVYLRKSLFMFGGYGGNDYNVQLLELGLTPEQAMNYTPKIVSAIANGIEKLIALGAVHVVVPGIFPTGCLPIFLSLFGDAASETDFDNTGCLKPYNRLTEYHNSLLRKQVDALQRKHHNSTRIMYADYYGLVYRMVQEPEKVYQAIRGVLRGGRGEVQLRRHREVRYGGGHHRVQRPVDADELGRHPPNGGGEQGDRRRIAQRTLLHPSDPRLKPPKLMRRRMETESDSENL
- the LOC125525000 gene encoding GDSL esterase/lipase At5g45910-like isoform X2 translates to MKVPSFYLRSWVLVASLVIQLITAMASDDGSGTTSSTVGALKKYNAMFTFGDSMDETGNICAASSNKTELDVLTCTHPPYGETYFGRPSCRWCDGRVVVDFIAQALGLPFVPPSKAKGQDFRRGVSMAITGGTAMNFSFYKSLGIEDPVWNHGSLDTQIQWFKVLMPSICGTQQSCQVYLRKSLFMFGGYGGNDYNVQLLELGLTPEQAMNYTPKIVSAIANGIEKLIALGAVHVVVPGIFPTGCLPIFLSLFGDAASETDFDNTGCLKPYNRLTEYHNSLLRKQVDALQRKHHNSTRIMYADYYGLVYRMVQEPEKFGFTKPFEACCGAGGGKYNFDVTARCGMEGATTACSDPSTRMSWDGIHPTEEVNKVIAGALLRGPYCTPPILG